One genomic region from Proteus vulgaris encodes:
- a CDS encoding FTR1 family iron permease, translating into MGQVLFVVWRESFEALLVVGIIYAWIKRSPTPQQGMKYLWGGVIFGLFLAVILALSIYGVFSSLEDMWQSLFMITMEILACVLIVQMVYWMNGQGKSLKANIENELTQKTQQQSAWGILLIIAIAIAREGSEVVVFLSSHIMALNTQTALPFFIEVFIGLLVAAFTLWLFLLTSKVISWRYFFTVTGFLLLFLAVSLLLKAVEEIANLLIEMDFELPDFFIYPLWDISHILDDSSIFGNFLVSFFAYRSQPIGLSVVTFIVYWVIVALLFKRGSRHAK; encoded by the coding sequence ATGGGACAAGTTCTGTTTGTTGTTTGGCGAGAAAGTTTTGAAGCACTATTAGTGGTAGGCATTATTTATGCGTGGATAAAACGTTCACCAACACCACAACAAGGTATGAAATACTTGTGGGGTGGCGTGATATTTGGGCTATTTCTTGCCGTTATTCTAGCCCTGAGTATTTATGGTGTATTTAGCTCGCTAGAAGATATGTGGCAATCTCTATTTATGATCACAATGGAAATCCTCGCCTGTGTGCTTATTGTGCAGATGGTCTATTGGATGAATGGGCAAGGAAAATCATTAAAAGCAAATATAGAAAATGAACTCACCCAAAAAACACAACAACAAAGTGCATGGGGTATTTTACTAATTATTGCCATTGCGATTGCCAGAGAAGGCAGTGAAGTGGTGGTATTCCTCTCTAGCCATATCATGGCTCTCAATACACAAACAGCACTGCCTTTCTTTATTGAAGTCTTTATTGGCTTACTGGTTGCGGCATTCACACTATGGCTATTTTTGCTGACTTCAAAAGTTATTTCATGGCGCTATTTCTTTACCGTAACAGGTTTTTTATTACTATTCCTTGCTGTTTCTCTGTTATTAAAAGCCGTAGAAGAAATTGCAAATCTACTGATTGAAATGGATTTTGAATTACCTGATTTCTTTATTTACCCACTTTGGGATATTAGCCATATTCTTGATGATTCCAGTATCTTTGGTAATTTTCTAGTTTCATTTTTCGCTTATCGTTCTCAACCTATTGGCTTAAGCGTGGTGACATTTATTGTCTATTGGGTGATTGTTGCACTGTTATTTAAGCGAGGTTCACGCCATGCTAAATAA
- the gss gene encoding bifunctional glutathionylspermidine amidase/synthase: MNVKDIIRHEPFGTLLGYAPGGVAIYSSDYSSIDKEDYAANDSFRSYIGNEYMGHKWQCVEFARRFLYLHYGAVFTDVGMAYEIFSLRFLRKTIDDDILPLQAFANGSKQPPAVGALLIWQEGGEFKVTGHVAVVTEVLEDKIRIAEQNVIHTRLPAGQQWTRELPLKVTDNGYFIQDTFDNTTLLGWMIQTEPNAYSLPQPKIAPELLNIHAEQLDNKGQLDGKWLDESSPLEKAYVLAQHGHIINQDSYEYFTISESAEQELIRASNEMHLMYLHATEKVLKDDKLLRLFDIPEVLWPRIRLSWQNRRHQMITGRLDFCMDERGVKVYEYNADSASCHTEAGLIIEKWAQKGGIKDGFNPGERLLDALADAWKHSDAKPFVHILQDDDSEEDYHALFMQQSLTQAGYNSKILRGLGELHWNSRGQLIDADKRVVECVWKTWAWETALDQLREESEQQALIPIRTGHPEDEVRLVDVLLRPEITVFEPLWTLIPSNKAILPVLWQLFPDNPYLLDTDFTVTPRLAQRGYAIKPIAGRCGSNIGLVDHKENILDETNGQFDHQENIYQELWCLPKVANRYIQVCTFTVGGHYGGCCLRSDPTLVIKKESDIEPLIVIEDKHFLTK; encoded by the coding sequence ATGAATGTAAAAGATATCATTCGTCATGAACCATTTGGAACATTGCTAGGTTATGCGCCTGGTGGTGTCGCGATTTACTCTTCAGATTACAGCAGTATTGATAAAGAAGACTATGCCGCTAATGATTCATTCCGTAGTTATATTGGTAATGAATATATGGGGCACAAGTGGCAGTGTGTTGAATTCGCTCGCCGTTTTCTCTATTTACATTATGGGGCTGTATTTACTGATGTGGGAATGGCTTATGAGATCTTCTCACTGCGTTTTCTACGTAAAACCATAGATGACGATATATTGCCATTACAAGCCTTTGCAAATGGTAGTAAACAACCTCCAGCAGTCGGTGCTTTGCTGATTTGGCAAGAAGGTGGTGAGTTTAAAGTAACTGGGCATGTTGCTGTTGTTACTGAAGTTCTTGAAGATAAAATTCGTATTGCAGAACAAAATGTTATCCACACTCGATTACCCGCAGGGCAACAATGGACAAGAGAATTACCTCTTAAAGTGACGGATAACGGCTACTTTATTCAAGATACCTTTGATAATACCACCCTATTAGGTTGGATGATCCAAACAGAGCCAAATGCTTACAGCCTTCCTCAACCTAAAATTGCGCCAGAATTGTTAAATATTCATGCAGAACAGCTTGATAATAAAGGTCAATTAGATGGCAAGTGGTTAGATGAAAGCTCACCTCTAGAAAAAGCCTATGTCCTTGCACAACACGGTCACATTATCAATCAAGATAGCTATGAATATTTCACCATTTCAGAAAGTGCAGAGCAGGAGCTTATTCGCGCAAGTAATGAAATGCATTTGATGTATCTACATGCAACAGAAAAAGTGTTGAAAGACGATAAGTTACTGCGTTTATTCGATATCCCTGAAGTGTTGTGGCCTCGTATCCGTTTATCATGGCAAAACAGACGCCATCAAATGATCACCGGACGATTGGATTTTTGCATGGATGAACGCGGTGTCAAAGTTTATGAATATAATGCTGACTCTGCCTCTTGCCATACAGAAGCGGGCTTAATTATTGAAAAATGGGCACAGAAAGGCGGTATTAAAGACGGTTTTAACCCAGGTGAACGCTTACTTGATGCATTAGCCGATGCTTGGAAACACAGTGATGCGAAACCTTTTGTGCATATTCTTCAAGATGATGATAGTGAAGAAGATTATCATGCTCTCTTTATGCAACAATCACTGACTCAAGCAGGTTATAACAGTAAAATTCTACGTGGATTAGGCGAGCTTCATTGGAATAGTCGTGGTCAATTAATTGATGCAGACAAACGTGTTGTTGAATGTGTCTGGAAAACATGGGCTTGGGAAACGGCGTTAGACCAACTAAGAGAAGAGAGTGAACAACAAGCTTTGATCCCTATTCGTACAGGACATCCTGAAGATGAAGTACGTTTAGTAGATGTGCTTTTACGTCCTGAAATTACAGTTTTTGAGCCTCTTTGGACACTAATTCCTAGTAATAAAGCCATTTTACCGGTTTTATGGCAATTGTTCCCTGATAACCCTTATTTATTAGATACTGATTTCACGGTGACTCCTCGTCTTGCACAACGTGGTTATGCAATTAAACCTATTGCGGGACGTTGTGGTAGTAACATTGGTTTAGTGGATCATAAAGAGAATATCTTAGATGAAACCAATGGCCAGTTTGATCATCAAGAAAATATTTACCAAGAACTATGGTGCTTACCAAAAGTGGCAAATCGTTATATCCAAGTTTGCACCTTTACTGTTGGCGGGCATTATGGTGGTTGCTGTTTACGTTCAGATCCAACTTTGGTGATTAAAAAAGAGAGTGATATTGAGCCTTTAATAGTGATTGAAGATAAACACTTTTTAACTAAATAA
- a CDS encoding cupredoxin domain-containing protein: MIKTLSKYTLLLLLMVTSSVFAAEKYTVELEMKDGELIPQVLEVPAKTPIRIKIRNTGTSPVEFESTQLRKEKVLAPGANSVVVIAPLKPGRYTFFDDFHLSHPQGEIVATEKAE, from the coding sequence ATGATCAAAACTCTCTCTAAATACACATTATTACTACTCCTAATGGTGACATCCTCTGTTTTTGCAGCAGAGAAATACACTGTTGAATTAGAAATGAAAGATGGCGAACTTATCCCGCAAGTACTTGAAGTACCTGCCAAAACACCGATACGAATAAAAATTCGTAATACAGGTACTAGCCCTGTTGAATTTGAAAGTACACAGCTACGAAAAGAAAAAGTATTAGCGCCGGGCGCAAATTCTGTCGTTGTAATCGCACCACTAAAACCGGGTCGTTACACCTTCTTTGATGATTTTCACCTTTCTCATCCTCAAGGTGAAATTGTTGCAACTGAAAAGGCAGAGTAA
- a CDS encoding EfeM/EfeO family lipoprotein, translated as MLNNAKSKSKKITTFLVILLFSFPVYAEKIIQGIIQDSENIVIAKGDIPTPKKFETDILNYREKAVEQLTLVEKSLDKLIENSEKNQLINAQNAYQQAHYHYEVIRPIIALFGSSERLLNNRADFFLERENSPRFSGFHLVEYQLFKLKDLQKATESAKALLRDISDLKKRVAIEDIPIPKLVQSAGDSLEFILTDKLAGIENQYSNSDLGDSYANLSGSRLIVEILSNHIPTAEYQSLIKQYDDIGALLLKYQRNEGLFQPLTALPETEKSWLFSQVTQLAEQVANLRSTLNIDVYYHYKEASDEK; from the coding sequence ATGCTAAATAATGCAAAATCAAAAAGTAAAAAGATCACCACTTTTCTAGTTATCTTGTTATTTTCTTTTCCTGTTTATGCCGAAAAAATTATTCAGGGCATTATTCAAGATAGTGAAAACATCGTTATTGCCAAAGGGGATATCCCTACTCCCAAAAAATTCGAAACTGATATTTTAAATTATCGAGAAAAAGCGGTTGAACAATTAACGCTAGTTGAAAAATCGCTCGATAAATTAATCGAGAATAGTGAAAAAAATCAGCTTATTAATGCGCAAAATGCTTATCAACAAGCGCATTATCATTATGAGGTTATTCGCCCTATTATCGCCCTTTTTGGGTCAAGTGAACGTTTATTAAATAATCGGGCTGATTTCTTTCTTGAAAGAGAAAACTCACCTCGTTTTTCAGGATTTCATTTAGTTGAATATCAACTGTTTAAATTAAAAGATCTTCAAAAAGCCACAGAGTCGGCAAAAGCCCTTTTAAGAGACATTAGTGACTTAAAAAAACGTGTTGCGATTGAAGATATCCCTATTCCTAAATTGGTTCAATCTGCGGGTGATAGCCTAGAGTTTATTTTGACTGACAAACTCGCTGGTATTGAAAATCAATATTCAAACAGCGATCTGGGTGATAGTTATGCCAATTTATCTGGATCACGCCTAATCGTAGAGATCTTATCGAACCACATTCCAACGGCTGAATATCAATCTCTTATCAAACAATATGACGATATTGGTGCTCTACTTTTAAAATATCAGCGTAATGAAGGTTTATTCCAGCCTTTAACGGCGCTTCCTGAAACAGAAAAAAGTTGGCTTTTTTCTCAAGTGACACAATTAGCAGAGCAAGTAGCGAACTTACGTAGCACGCTCAATATTGATGTCTACTATCACTATAAAGAAGCAAGTGATGAAAAATAA
- a CDS encoding helix-turn-helix domain-containing protein has translation MSKIYPISQIIGHKIRKQRQQLRLSAKVVAERVGISQQQFSRYENGLCKIDVDMLFHIAQELKVTPAFFLPPNEEQVSAVALTQSKQFWSAQSQI, from the coding sequence ATGTCAAAGATTTATCCCATTTCTCAAATTATTGGGCATAAAATTCGTAAGCAACGCCAGCAACTTCGCTTGTCAGCAAAGGTTGTCGCTGAACGAGTCGGTATTAGCCAGCAACAATTTTCACGTTATGAGAATGGGCTATGTAAGATTGATGTTGATATGCTCTTTCATATTGCACAAGAGCTAAAAGTCACCCCTGCATTTTTCCTACCGCCAAATGAAGAACAAGTTTCTGCTGTGGCATTGACACAATCCAAACAGTTTTGGAGTGCTCAAAGTCAAATTTAA
- a CDS encoding iron transporter, with protein sequence MKYRYTLSLTALSFLSASALAVEYPVGHPILKNGMEIQGVYLQPITMDTEEGHHAMNHLAADKADIHLEADIHATEDNPNGFAEGDWIPYLTIEYTVTKSDAPAKKQQGTFMAMVANDGPHYGENLKLDGNGQYNVTYKIYPPSYNKDIAFGRHIDKETGVAPWFEPFEVSWDFTYSGTGRKGSY encoded by the coding sequence ATGAAATATCGCTATACACTCTCTCTCACTGCACTCTCATTTCTTTCTGCATCTGCATTAGCTGTTGAGTATCCAGTTGGTCACCCTATTCTTAAAAATGGTATGGAAATTCAAGGGGTTTACCTCCAACCTATCACCATGGATACTGAAGAAGGTCATCATGCGATGAATCACTTAGCTGCCGATAAAGCAGATATCCATTTAGAAGCAGATATTCATGCCACAGAAGATAATCCGAATGGGTTTGCTGAAGGCGATTGGATCCCCTACCTCACCATTGAATACACCGTAACAAAATCTGATGCACCAGCGAAAAAACAGCAAGGCACATTTATGGCAATGGTTGCCAATGATGGTCCTCATTATGGTGAAAACTTGAAGCTGGACGGAAATGGTCAATATAACGTGACCTATAAGATTTATCCGCCTTCATATAACAAAGATATCGCTTTTGGTCGCCATATCGATAAAGAAACTGGCGTTGCACCTTGGTTTGAACCCTTTGAAGTGTCATGGGATTTCACCTATAGCGGTACAGGCCGTAAAGGTAGTTACTAA